The following proteins are encoded in a genomic region of Bacteroidota bacterium:
- the folD gene encoding bifunctional methylenetetrahydrofolate dehydrogenase/methenyltetrahydrofolate cyclohydrolase FolD translates to MQLLDGKATSLQIQEEIRAEVEAIRNRGEKIPHLAAVIVGNDGASETYVASKVKTCEKIGFESSLIRLASETTQSELLATISSLNQDKNVDGFIVQLPLPKHIDEQTIIESIASEKDVDGFHPSNIGKMVLNLPTFLPATPYGILELLKRYSITTEGKNCVVLGRSHIVGSPMSILMARNTNPGNCTVTLAHSKTKNLKEVCAQADILIVALGRAEFITADFVKQGAVVIDVGITRVEAPESKSGYKLLGDVNFTEVAPKCSFITPVPGGVGPMTIAALLQNTLRAAKRN, encoded by the coding sequence ATGCAATTACTCGATGGCAAAGCCACTTCACTTCAAATTCAGGAAGAAATACGAGCTGAAGTAGAAGCGATTCGCAACAGAGGTGAAAAAATTCCTCATTTAGCTGCGGTAATAGTCGGCAACGATGGTGCAAGTGAAACGTATGTAGCTAGTAAGGTAAAAACCTGCGAGAAAATTGGATTTGAATCAAGTTTAATTCGCTTAGCTTCCGAAACTACACAAAGCGAATTATTGGCAACAATTTCCAGCTTGAATCAGGATAAAAATGTGGATGGTTTTATTGTGCAATTACCCCTTCCCAAACACATCGACGAACAAACCATAATTGAATCAATTGCTTCCGAAAAGGATGTGGATGGTTTTCATCCAAGCAATATTGGAAAGATGGTATTAAATTTACCTACCTTTTTACCTGCAACGCCATACGGAATATTGGAATTATTGAAGCGCTATTCCATCACTACTGAAGGAAAAAACTGTGTAGTACTTGGTAGAAGCCATATTGTAGGTTCTCCAATGAGTATTTTGATGGCTCGTAATACTAATCCGGGCAATTGCACAGTAACTTTGGCGCACAGCAAAACAAAAAATTTGAAAGAAGTTTGTGCGCAAGCCGACATACTCATAGTTGCACTTGGTAGGGCCGAATTTATTACTGCCGATTTTGTTAAGCAAGGAGCTGTTGTAATTGATGTAGGTATTACGAGAGTAGAAGCTCCTGAAAGTAAAAGCGGATATAAATTATTGGGTGATGTTAACTTTACAGAAGTAGCACCAAAATGCAGTTTTATTACACCTGTTCCTGGAGGGGTTGGACCAATGACCATTGCCGCTTTGTTACAAAACACCCTTAGGGCTGCGAAGAGAAACTAA
- the ffh gene encoding signal recognition particle protein: MFENLSEKFDRAFKVLKGHGSISEINVAETLKEVRKALLDADVNFKIAKQFTDTVKEKALGQNVLTSISPGQLMVKLVHEELTTLMGSQKVDINIKGQPAVILMSGLQGSGKTTFSGKLANYLKSKKAKSPLLVACDVYRPAAINQLQVLGEQLGIPVFADVDSKNPVAIAKAAIQFAKDNNHNVVIIDTAGRLGIDEAMMKEIEAVKNAVNPSEILFVVDSMTGQDAVNTAKAFNDKLNFDGVVLTKLDGDTRGGAALSIRYTVDKPIKFVGTGEKMEALDVFYPERMADRILGMGDVVSLVERAQEQYNEEEARKLSKKIAQNQFNFNDFLSQLQQIKKMGNLKDLVGMIPGVGKALKGMDIDDNAFKGIEAIIHSMTPFERENPTVLNGNRRKRIASGSGTNIQEVNKLIKQFEDTSKMMKMMGNKEQMARMMKQMQNMPQARR; encoded by the coding sequence ATGTTCGAAAATTTAAGTGAAAAGTTTGATAGAGCCTTCAAAGTTCTGAAGGGGCATGGAAGCATTAGTGAAATAAATGTTGCCGAAACACTCAAAGAAGTGCGTAAAGCACTCTTAGATGCGGATGTTAATTTTAAAATTGCAAAGCAATTTACCGACACCGTAAAGGAGAAGGCCCTTGGGCAAAATGTACTTACTTCAATTTCTCCCGGTCAGTTAATGGTGAAATTGGTGCATGAGGAGCTTACTACTTTAATGGGTAGCCAAAAGGTGGATATCAATATTAAAGGACAACCTGCAGTTATTTTAATGTCGGGTTTACAAGGTTCCGGTAAAACCACGTTTTCGGGCAAATTAGCTAATTATTTAAAAAGTAAAAAAGCTAAAAGTCCTTTGTTGGTAGCATGCGACGTGTATCGACCGGCAGCAATAAATCAATTGCAAGTGCTTGGCGAGCAATTGGGTATTCCTGTATTTGCAGATGTCGATTCTAAAAATCCTGTGGCTATTGCAAAAGCAGCAATTCAGTTTGCAAAAGACAATAATCACAATGTTGTAATTATTGATACCGCCGGTCGTTTGGGTATTGATGAAGCGATGATGAAGGAAATAGAAGCCGTAAAAAATGCAGTGAATCCTTCTGAAATTTTGTTTGTGGTAGATTCCATGACCGGTCAAGACGCAGTAAATACAGCGAAAGCCTTTAATGATAAATTAAATTTTGACGGAGTAGTTTTAACAAAACTCGATGGAGATACACGTGGTGGAGCTGCTCTTTCAATTCGTTATACCGTTGACAAACCCATAAAATTTGTTGGTACAGGCGAAAAAATGGAAGCCTTGGATGTATTTTATCCGGAACGTATGGCCGACCGTATTTTGGGAATGGGTGATGTGGTTAGTCTTGTTGAACGTGCTCAGGAACAATACAATGAAGAAGAAGCAAGAAAGTTAAGTAAGAAAATAGCACAAAACCAATTCAACTTTAATGACTTTTTAAGTCAGTTACAGCAAATCAAGAAAATGGGAAATTTGAAAGATTTGGTTGGAATGATTCCCGGAGTTGGTAAAGCTTTGAAAGGGATGGATATAGATGATAATGCATTTAAAGGAATTGAAGCCATTATTCATTCCATGACACCTTTTGAAAGAGAAAATCCTACAGTATTGAATGGAAATCGGCGTAAACGAATTGCATCAGGAAGCGGTACCAACATACAGGAAGTTAATAAACTGATTAAGCAATTTGAGGATACCAGTAAAATGATGAAGATGATGGGAAATAAAGAACAAATGGCGAGAATGATGAAGCAAATGCAAAATATGCCACAGGCTCGAAGGTAA
- a CDS encoding DMT family transporter: MNSTYWGEIIALLTALSWSIGVFPFTEASRRMNPNAVNHFRMLLAMISLGILLMLLYRLNPKELFTSALPQHWFWFGLSGVVGLALGDYFGFTSYAILGTRLASVFSTLAPGAALILSYFMLNETINFIGILGMAITISGIVWINMSKKEQSKIAKSEFGSTQKGIVMGILAALCQGFGLVFAKMGMSFTIHDQGISSIHATFIRLFVSVVVTYGITIGRGKLKEINQPILLNQNNGLKYLIAGTFFGPTLGVVLSMYAVSLINVSVAQTLFSLVPVMVLPLAIIFYHEKISFKSAIGAVVAISGVVILIWRNELMALFS, translated from the coding sequence ATGAATAGCACTTACTGGGGCGAAATTATCGCTCTACTTACAGCACTCTCCTGGAGCATTGGTGTATTTCCTTTTACCGAAGCCTCACGACGCATGAATCCAAATGCTGTGAATCACTTTCGGATGCTTTTAGCAATGATTTCATTGGGCATTTTACTGATGCTATTATATCGGTTAAACCCAAAAGAATTATTTACGTCTGCTTTGCCACAACATTGGTTTTGGTTTGGATTATCGGGTGTTGTTGGATTAGCGCTGGGTGATTATTTTGGATTTACTTCTTATGCTATTTTAGGTACACGTTTAGCTAGTGTATTCAGTACCCTTGCTCCTGGTGCGGCCTTAATTCTCAGTTATTTCATGTTGAATGAAACAATAAACTTTATAGGAATACTGGGAATGGCAATTACTATTTCGGGAATTGTATGGATAAACATGAGTAAAAAGGAGCAATCAAAAATTGCAAAAAGCGAATTTGGTTCAACTCAAAAAGGAATTGTAATGGGCATATTAGCAGCCTTATGTCAAGGCTTCGGTTTGGTATTTGCAAAAATGGGAATGAGTTTTACAATACATGATCAAGGTATTTCCTCCATTCATGCTACATTTATCCGATTGTTTGTTTCGGTTGTGGTTACTTATGGTATAACCATTGGAAGAGGAAAACTAAAAGAGATCAACCAACCCATTCTGCTTAATCAAAATAATGGCTTAAAATATTTAATTGCAGGTACTTTTTTTGGGCCAACACTGGGAGTTGTTTTATCCATGTATGCTGTTTCTTTAATTAATGTTTCGGTTGCACAAACACTATTTTCACTTGTACCGGTAATGGTGCTTCCATTGGCTATAATTTTTTATCATGAAAAAATATCTTTCAAATCAGCAATAGGAGCCGTAGTTGCAATTTCGGGCGTTGTAATTTTAATATGGAGAAATGAATTAATGGCTTTATTTAGCTAG
- the cadA gene encoding cadmium-translocating P-type ATPase, with amino-acid sequence MTCSNCAATVTKALQKKGLHDVKVSFIEKEVSFELTPSNTLDEITSSIGKLGYTVIQTKKNASERPHFSTLELKFYFSLLFTLPLFLSMWLPFHWLHNPLIQLILCAPVFILGMLHFGRSAWGSVRMKNPNMDVLICIGSAASFIYSLAGMYLYSGSAQIHNFLFFETTATIITLVLLGNLIEDKSVKQTGSAIRELVAMRPQKATIVIQENGIEQLKEINASDLLKFDILQVNTGDKIAADGTVVSGAGSADEAFITGESIPVEKKVADKVIGGSLLVSGQLRIRTAKVGKDSILSQLIDLVKNAQNEKPQIQKLGDKVSAVFVPIVIALSILTFLLSYFLFHTSIQQALLQSIAVLVVSCPCAMGLATPTAVMSGIGRAAKNHVLIKGGNTLEQFATVKSIVFDKTGTLTTGNFTIKLIQLTSDVSEQYVKDLVFSMENFSSHPIAKSLVNELKSEATLIQFSEIKEEKGLGINAVDAKGDTYFIGHSRNLLNLKSTSQNEIVVLKNNQCIARITIADEIKSSAFTCINNLKILGITPVLLSGDSKINCEELAQKLGIKEVYFEQSPEQKLNVIKKLKLATPIAMVGDGINDAPALNLANVGISLGNATQVAIESAQIVLLRANHLEDIEFALRLSRVSLTTIKQNLFWAFFYNVIAIPIAAIGFLNPMLAALSMAFSDVIVVGNSIWLKTKKLQ; translated from the coding sequence ATGACCTGTAGCAATTGTGCTGCAACTGTTACCAAAGCGCTTCAAAAAAAAGGCCTACACGATGTAAAGGTTAGTTTTATTGAAAAGGAAGTTAGCTTTGAATTAACTCCCAGCAACACACTTGATGAAATCACATCAAGTATCGGAAAACTAGGCTATACAGTTATTCAAACAAAAAAAAACGCAAGCGAACGCCCACATTTTTCAACACTTGAATTGAAGTTTTATTTTTCGTTGCTTTTTACCTTACCCCTATTTTTATCGATGTGGCTACCTTTTCACTGGCTGCACAACCCCTTAATTCAATTAATCTTATGTGCTCCCGTATTTATTTTAGGAATGCTCCATTTTGGTAGGAGTGCATGGGGATCTGTAAGAATGAAAAATCCCAACATGGATGTATTAATTTGTATTGGATCTGCCGCATCTTTTATCTATTCTTTAGCAGGAATGTATTTGTATTCGGGCAGTGCACAAATTCATAATTTTTTATTTTTCGAAACAACGGCAACTATTATAACCTTGGTTTTGCTTGGCAATTTAATTGAAGATAAATCTGTAAAACAAACAGGTTCTGCTATTCGTGAGTTGGTGGCTATGCGACCTCAAAAAGCAACAATCGTAATTCAAGAAAACGGAATAGAACAACTTAAAGAAATTAATGCATCCGATTTATTGAAGTTCGATATACTTCAAGTCAATACTGGTGATAAAATAGCCGCCGATGGAACCGTTGTTTCTGGTGCCGGAAGTGCTGATGAAGCATTTATAACAGGGGAAAGTATACCGGTTGAAAAAAAAGTTGCCGATAAAGTGATAGGTGGATCTTTATTGGTAAGTGGTCAACTTAGAATTAGAACCGCTAAAGTTGGAAAGGATAGCATTTTATCTCAACTAATTGATCTGGTTAAAAACGCGCAAAATGAAAAACCACAAATTCAAAAATTAGGAGACAAGGTCAGTGCTGTATTTGTGCCCATTGTAATTGCCCTATCAATACTCACTTTTTTGCTCAGTTATTTTCTTTTTCATACTAGTATACAGCAAGCACTTTTACAAAGTATTGCAGTTCTAGTTGTATCTTGCCCATGTGCAATGGGATTAGCTACACCAACAGCAGTAATGTCTGGAATTGGCAGAGCAGCTAAAAATCATGTATTAATTAAAGGAGGAAATACACTGGAACAATTTGCTACGGTTAAGTCAATAGTTTTTGATAAAACCGGTACCCTTACTACAGGCAATTTTACGATTAAATTAATACAGTTAACCTCTGATGTTTCAGAACAATATGTGAAGGATTTAGTTTTTTCGATGGAAAACTTCTCTTCTCACCCTATCGCCAAATCCCTTGTAAATGAGCTAAAGTCGGAAGCAACCTTAATTCAGTTTTCTGAAATTAAAGAAGAAAAAGGGTTAGGAATTAATGCAGTTGATGCAAAGGGTGATACCTATTTTATTGGGCATTCCCGAAATTTGTTGAACCTAAAAAGCACATCTCAAAATGAAATAGTTGTTTTGAAAAATAACCAATGTATTGCAAGAATTACCATTGCCGATGAAATTAAATCTAGTGCTTTTACTTGTATCAACAATTTAAAAATTCTTGGAATTACTCCGGTTTTGTTGAGTGGCGACAGTAAGATTAATTGTGAAGAACTTGCACAAAAACTTGGTATAAAGGAAGTATACTTTGAACAAAGTCCGGAACAAAAGTTAAACGTAATTAAGAAATTAAAACTAGCAACACCAATTGCAATGGTTGGCGATGGAATTAATGATGCACCTGCGCTAAATCTTGCTAACGTTGGTATTTCATTAGGTAATGCTACTCAAGTTGCGATTGAATCAGCTCAAATTGTGCTACTGCGAGCAAATCATTTGGAAGATATAGAATTCGCATTGCGACTAAGTAGGGTATCTTTAACTACGATTAAGCAAAATTTATTTTGGGCCTTTTTTTATAACGTTATTGCTATTCCAATTGCAGCAATTGGTTTTTTAAATCCAATGCTTGCTGCTTTGTCAATGGCCTTTTCGGATGTTATTGTGGTAGGTAATTCTATTTGGCTAAAAACTAAAAAACTACAGTAA
- a CDS encoding glycosyltransferase gives MPVHSYYKILFIPKWYPNRTNKFSGIFIEKHAKALAKECRVAILYVGADENLKTKYDLDVQNENNITTVRVYYQNNDVSTSLVGKAIKFYRYLYAAYLGLKCIKAEFGKPNLVHVNVLTRPGIIALLLYKLNGIPYIISEHWSGYLPADGSYKGSVKKMITRVIVKNAKAITAVSQKLAESMKSHQLRGAYTIIPNCVELEQLPARSTSEFTNAVMVGNLFDKEKNISAVLHAVDSLKTVYPNFKLNIIGGGEDETKLKQLTVDLALTNHITFKGILPQDAVYKELSSASFLICNSNYETFSVVIAEALACGTPVLATRCGGPEEYVTEQFGKLIPLHNPEELKNGIVFMMQNHASFSREKMMQFAQASFNPTAITQQFISIYNLLISKWEAGNTREILTIPHSWKVLDVGSGDHPNERADVLLEREIEETEHRSGAKAVIPSGKKLVLGDAIDMPFGEKEFDFVIASHIAEHIEEPEKFCSELQRVAKAGYIETPGAFSEFIFNEAFHKWVVSNKNGVLVFTEKLNTVFFLNGFTACII, from the coding sequence GTGCCGGTACACTCCTATTATAAAATTCTTTTTATACCCAAATGGTATCCTAACCGAACTAATAAGTTTAGTGGAATATTTATTGAAAAGCACGCAAAAGCACTTGCAAAGGAATGTCGTGTAGCAATATTGTATGTTGGCGCCGATGAAAATTTAAAAACAAAATATGATCTGGATGTTCAAAACGAAAACAACATAACTACTGTTAGAGTATACTATCAAAACAACGACGTTTCAACTTCACTAGTTGGAAAAGCTATTAAGTTTTACCGCTATTTATATGCTGCTTACTTAGGATTGAAGTGCATTAAAGCTGAATTTGGAAAACCTAATTTAGTTCATGTAAATGTATTGACACGTCCTGGAATTATCGCCTTGTTACTTTATAAGTTAAATGGTATTCCTTATATAATAAGTGAACATTGGAGTGGCTACCTACCTGCTGATGGTTCTTATAAAGGTTCTGTTAAAAAAATGATAACTCGGGTAATAGTAAAAAATGCGAAAGCAATTACTGCTGTTTCGCAAAAACTTGCTGAATCGATGAAATCACATCAGCTAAGGGGTGCTTACACAATTATCCCAAATTGTGTCGAACTTGAACAATTGCCTGCACGCTCAACATCCGAATTTACAAATGCGGTGATGGTTGGTAATTTATTCGATAAGGAAAAAAACATTTCGGCAGTATTACACGCTGTTGACTCATTAAAAACAGTGTATCCTAACTTTAAACTTAACATTATTGGCGGTGGTGAAGATGAAACTAAATTAAAACAACTCACAGTTGATCTAGCTCTTACAAATCATATAACCTTTAAAGGTATATTGCCTCAAGACGCAGTTTACAAAGAATTGAGTTCTGCTTCATTTTTAATTTGTAATAGCAATTATGAAACTTTTTCGGTTGTTATTGCAGAAGCACTTGCTTGTGGTACACCTGTATTGGCAACCCGCTGTGGAGGCCCTGAAGAATATGTAACAGAACAGTTCGGAAAATTAATACCCTTGCATAATCCGGAGGAACTAAAAAATGGTATTGTATTCATGATGCAAAACCATGCTAGCTTTTCAAGAGAAAAAATGATGCAATTTGCCCAAGCTTCTTTTAATCCGACTGCCATTACACAGCAATTTATTTCAATTTACAATCTATTAATTTCAAAGTGGGAAGCAGGTAATACACGCGAAATATTAACTATTCCTCATAGTTGGAAAGTTCTGGATGTAGGCAGCGGCGATCATCCAAACGAAAGAGCCGATGTGTTGCTTGAACGCGAAATTGAAGAAACCGAGCACAGATCGGGTGCAAAAGCAGTAATACCTTCCGGCAAAAAACTTGTTTTAGGAGATGCAATTGATATGCCTTTTGGAGAAAAAGAATTTGATTTTGTAATCGCATCGCATATAGCCGAACACATTGAAGAGCCTGAAAAATTTTGCAGCGAACTACAACGTGTTGCAAAAGCTGGCTACATTGAAACGCCTGGTGCTTTTTCAGAATTCATCTTTAATGAAGCATTTCATAAATGGGTAGTAAGCAATAAAAATGGTGTTTTGGTGTTTACTGAAAAACTAAACACCGTGTTTTTTCTGAATGGTTTTACCGCTTGTATTATTTAA
- a CDS encoding polysaccharide biosynthesis C-terminal domain-containing protein gives MIKSIVNTISTRFFTAVFNFLILLLTANYLGPEGRGQISLLLSTLTIVLLFSSFVGGNSLIFLSPRKPTTELLIISYLWAIIISLVCYLTLYISNAFPKIFCLHISVLALMLSINTIHTSLLIGKEKIKAANFINLFQVIGHFFLLAFCFLYLNRLHFSTFIYSLYLTYGLSCLIGLYFLFPLISIKFSFAFRGTLIMALTIGTIAQLANIFQFLNYRLDVYLLDRFDSIANLGIYSSSVSIAEAALLFGSSFALVQFSRIANSSNTDESRILTIKLTRYSTLLTLIAYLPLFVFPDEFYTFLLGKDFHQVKQVLFALFPGIFFLGSSVTISHFFAGIGNYKMNALASFIGLIISFCLGILFIPDYGFIAAAWISSISYSASTCVLVIGFIKNSNTKLKELFPKFEDLSFLQKSILNVRHKRNS, from the coding sequence ATGATTAAAAGCATAGTAAACACAATTAGCACACGCTTTTTTACAGCTGTTTTCAATTTTTTGATACTGCTGCTAACGGCCAATTATCTTGGTCCTGAAGGAAGAGGACAAATAAGTTTGTTACTATCAACCTTAACCATTGTATTGTTGTTCTCAAGTTTTGTAGGAGGTAACAGTTTAATTTTTTTATCTCCACGTAAACCTACAACCGAACTTCTCATTATATCCTATTTGTGGGCAATTATAATTTCACTAGTTTGTTATCTCACCTTATATATTAGTAATGCATTTCCAAAAATATTTTGTTTACATATTAGTGTGCTTGCATTAATGCTCTCAATAAATACAATTCATACTTCATTGTTGATTGGAAAGGAAAAAATTAAAGCTGCCAATTTTATCAATTTGTTTCAAGTAATAGGACATTTCTTTTTACTAGCATTTTGCTTTTTGTATTTAAACAGATTACACTTTTCAACTTTTATTTATTCGTTATATCTAACCTATGGATTAAGCTGTTTAATTGGATTGTATTTTTTATTTCCATTGATTAGCATCAAATTTTCGTTTGCTTTTAGAGGTACTTTAATAATGGCATTAACAATTGGTACCATTGCACAACTTGCAAATATTTTTCAGTTTTTAAATTATCGTTTAGATGTTTATTTGTTGGATCGATTTGATTCTATAGCTAATCTTGGGATTTATAGTTCTTCGGTATCAATAGCAGAGGCTGCATTATTATTTGGAAGTAGCTTTGCCTTAGTTCAATTTTCGAGAATAGCCAATAGCTCCAACACTGATGAATCGCGTATTCTAACTATAAAACTAACTCGTTACAGTACATTGCTTACGTTAATTGCCTATTTGCCTTTGTTTGTGTTTCCGGATGAATTTTATACTTTTTTATTAGGCAAAGATTTTCATCAAGTAAAGCAAGTATTGTTTGCTTTGTTTCCAGGTATATTTTTTCTTGGCTCAAGTGTTACAATAAGTCATTTTTTTGCAGGTATAGGAAACTATAAAATGAATGCTTTAGCCTCTTTCATAGGATTAATCATATCATTTTGTTTGGGTATTTTATTTATTCCTGATTATGGATTTATAGCTGCTGCATGGATTTCGAGCATTTCATATTCAGCCAGTACTTGCGTTTTGGTAATTGGATTTATTAAAAATAGTAATACAAAATTGAAAGAATTGTTTCCGAAGTTTGAAGATTTAAGCTTTTTACAAAAATCAATACTAAATGTGCGGCATAAGCGGAATAGTTAA
- the asnB gene encoding asparagine synthase (glutamine-hydrolyzing) — translation MCGISGIVKLDNSDLNLPELLKQVTNRIKHRGPDGEGFFFANSEFHTTAFGEASPENVKHAAFAYSPKQAIDTISNNFSLGLGHRRLSILDLTSTGHQPMCLPDKKNWITYNGEIYNYIELREELQQKGHNFITTSDTEVILKAYEEWGVDCVTKFNGMWAFVIYDEARQNLFGSRDRFGVKPLYYIHTNSVFAFASEHKALLHDSLIKPEKNYAAVFDYFVFSKLENEAEGIFKNIFELKPASNFEFNLTSHRFKIWKYYQLPISNSYEKFSLTRFEELKEQTKNLVKDSVRLRMRSDVPVGSCLSGGLDSSSIVMMMHELLKEDAKKIHLFTARFHEPQLDEGKWAQQIVEATNSNWSVTYPTAAELKLDLENLMYAQDIPIWSTSTYAQYRVMQLAKSEGVKVLLDGQGGDELWAGYPHHQSVYMRELLLHANFAESKALLNNAGKFPSSIFWFLKQYFKHSGLSAFPNFLIPSIYSNYFSHIQFLNKDFFNANKHRFELHYSNVPKTLDNLLRQELNNTLLKGYLKCEDRCSMWHSVESRTPFADDTRLIELAFATPSVYKIHNGESKYIFRKAMQGIVPDAILQRKDKMGYTTPTLSWINEIKESLRDDFSENLSDVLDCKEIHNHYEKLFSVKNGIDNGQIFKFISYATWHKIFKL, via the coding sequence ATGTGCGGCATAAGCGGAATAGTTAAACTAGACAATTCAGATTTAAATTTGCCTGAACTCTTGAAACAGGTTACCAACCGCATAAAACATAGAGGTCCGGATGGGGAAGGATTTTTTTTTGCAAACAGCGAATTTCACACCACTGCATTTGGTGAAGCGAGTCCTGAAAATGTAAAACATGCAGCTTTTGCCTACTCTCCCAAACAAGCTATTGATACTATTTCCAATAATTTTAGTTTAGGTTTAGGTCACCGACGACTTTCAATTTTAGATTTAACTTCTACCGGGCACCAACCCATGTGCCTTCCTGATAAAAAAAATTGGATTACCTATAATGGTGAGATATACAATTACATTGAACTTCGAGAAGAGTTACAACAAAAGGGACATAACTTTATTACCACTTCCGATACAGAGGTAATTTTAAAAGCCTATGAAGAATGGGGCGTTGATTGTGTAACTAAATTTAATGGTATGTGGGCATTTGTAATTTATGATGAAGCCCGACAAAATTTATTTGGAAGTCGTGATCGATTTGGAGTTAAGCCGCTTTATTATATCCACACTAATTCAGTATTTGCATTTGCCTCTGAACATAAAGCTTTATTGCACGATTCATTGATAAAACCTGAAAAAAATTATGCTGCGGTTTTTGACTATTTCGTATTCAGTAAATTAGAAAACGAAGCAGAAGGAATATTTAAAAATATTTTTGAACTTAAACCAGCCAGCAATTTTGAGTTTAATTTAACTTCTCACCGATTTAAAATTTGGAAGTACTATCAATTACCTATCTCGAATAGCTACGAAAAGTTTTCGCTTACTCGTTTTGAAGAATTAAAAGAACAAACTAAAAATTTAGTAAAGGATTCAGTTCGATTGCGCATGCGTTCGGATGTCCCGGTTGGATCTTGCTTGAGTGGAGGTTTGGATAGTTCGAGTATTGTGATGATGATGCATGAATTATTAAAAGAAGATGCTAAAAAAATTCACCTTTTTACTGCCCGCTTTCATGAGCCGCAGCTTGATGAAGGTAAGTGGGCGCAACAAATTGTAGAAGCTACCAATTCAAATTGGAGTGTAACCTACCCCACTGCCGCTGAATTAAAATTAGATTTAGAAAACTTAATGTATGCGCAAGATATACCCATTTGGAGTACCAGTACTTATGCTCAATACAGGGTAATGCAATTGGCCAAATCGGAAGGGGTGAAAGTCCTTTTAGATGGGCAAGGAGGTGATGAATTATGGGCAGGTTATCCACATCATCAATCAGTGTATATGCGTGAACTTCTATTGCATGCTAATTTTGCAGAGTCGAAAGCACTTTTGAACAATGCCGGTAAATTTCCATCAAGTATTTTTTGGTTTTTAAAGCAATATTTTAAACACAGCGGTTTATCGGCATTTCCTAACTTTTTAATTCCTTCAATTTACTCCAACTATTTTTCTCACATTCAATTTTTGAACAAAGACTTCTTTAATGCTAACAAACATCGATTTGAACTTCATTATAGCAATGTTCCTAAAACCTTAGACAATCTTTTGAGGCAAGAGCTAAACAATACGCTTTTAAAAGGGTATCTAAAATGTGAAGATCGTTGTTCAATGTGGCATTCGGTTGAATCGCGAACGCCCTTCGCTGATGATACACGTTTAATTGAATTAGCTTTTGCAACTCCTTCGGTTTATAAAATACATAACGGGGAAAGCAAATATATTTTTCGAAAAGCAATGCAAGGAATAGTTCCTGATGCTATTTTGCAACGTAAAGATAAGATGGGATACACTACTCCTACGCTATCTTGGATAAATGAAATAAAGGAAAGCTTGCGGGATGATTTTTCTGAAAATTTATCGGATGTATTGGATTGTAAGGAAATTCATAACCACTATGAAAAATTGTTTTCTGTAAAAAATGGAATCGACAACGGGCAAATTTTTAAATTTATTAGTTATGCTACCTGGCACAAAATTTTCAAATTGTAA